Proteins encoded together in one Ipomoea triloba cultivar NCNSP0323 chromosome 4, ASM357664v1 window:
- the LOC116014966 gene encoding THO complex subunit 7A-like yields the protein MLVKGRKVAGKGETVAAHYAFGQFEDDVIIKHRLLTRTTTTRGEPQLKKLQKKFTAFAVEVEKEADNFGDCERLSKAFLQELNTFEIPLLKSKAVIDANIREKENFNDLNDEINRQILQAQDDIEDLKKQLEESKIERQHKEECEAIRKLIAMQPPRSETQKVITDLEKEIGMLEAENTASSRTLELRKKQFALLLHVVDELQNTIEEEQRSLVEEMRTAMDDHKNGVEDTGAVPEAMAVD from the exons atgctGGTCAAAGGTAGGAAAGTTGCTGGCAAGGGGGAGACAGTGGCTGCACATTATGCTTTTGGCCAGTTTGAAGATGATGTGATCATAAAGCACAGACTTCTAACTCGCACAACAACCACTAGGGGTGAACCGCAACTAAAGAAACTTCAAAAGAAGTTCACTGCTTTTGCTGTGGAGGTAGAGAAGGAAGCTGATAACTTTGGTGACTGTGAAAGACTTTCCAAGGCTTTCTTGCAGGAGCTAAACACGTTTGAGATTCCACTCCTAAAAAGCAAAGCAGTCATTGATGCAAATATTAGGGAGAAGGAGAATTTCAATGACCtgaatgatgaaattaataGGCAGATTTTACAGGCCCAAGATGATATAGAAGATCTGAAGAAACAACTTGAAGAGAGCAAGATAGAGAGGCAGCACAAAGAGGAGTGTGAGGCAATTAGGAAGTTGATCGCAATGCAGCCACCCAGATCAGAAACCCAAAAAGTTATCACAGATCTAGAGAAGGAGATTGGAATGTTAGAGGCAGAGAACACTGCTAGTTCAAGAACATTGGAGCTGCGCAAAAAGCAGTTTGCTCTTTTGTTACATGTG GTTGATGAGCTGCAAAACACAATCGAGGAAGAGCAAAGGAGTTTGGTTGAGGAGATGAGGACAGCAATGGATGATCATAAGAATGGGGTGGAGGATACTGGTGCAGTTCCAGAAGCAATGGCTGTAGATTAA
- the LOC116017871 gene encoding UBP1-associated protein 2A-like, giving the protein MAKKRKSRASYQPEIEPEPTQIQEPEQPQPEPDPQLEAPNEEPEQEVEEEVEEEEVEEVEEEEVEEADPEEEEEEEEEGEEEEKPESMEADVSKSDANPSNDAVSTGKANGEEKKAEVEEFDDEPLEKVLEPFSKEQLQVIIQEAVTKHPDFMENIRNWADKDPAHRKIFVHGLGWDTTTETLTNVFGKYGEIEDCKAVTDKVSGKSKGYAFILFKHRSGARKALKEPQKKIGNRITSCQLASAGPVPAPPPNPPPVSEYTQRKIFVSNVSADLDPKKLLEFFSKYGEIEEGPLGLDKHTGKPKGFCLFVYRSVESAKKVLEEPHKIFEGHTLNCQKAIDGPKQNKNYSQQQQHQPHYPQHQQHHYYQHTAKKGKYSSGGGGGSGATSAGHLMAPAAGPGAVGFNPAVAPVLGQALTALLTTQGAGLGIGNLLGGLPVNPHGVPPVVNNAPGYGAQSAPGGYGGHPGMQGGYQNPAMGQGGVRPQGGAPWRGH; this is encoded by the coding sequence ATGGCCAAGAAGCGGAAGAGCCGAGCTTCATACCAGCCCGAAATCGAACCAGAACCGACCCAAATTCAAGAGCCGGAGCAGCCCCAACCCGAGCCTGACCCCCAACTGGAAGCACCCAATGAAGAACCAGAACAAGAGGTagaagaagaagtagaagaagaagaagtggaAGAGGTAGAGGAAGAGGAAGTAGAAGAAGCGGATccagaagaagaggaagaggaagaggaagagggcGAAGAAGAGGAGAAGCCGGAAAGTATGGAAGCAGATGTTTCGAAAAGCGATGCAAACCCGTCAAACGATGCCGTTTCAACTGGAAAAGCTAACGGCGAGGAGAAGAAGGCTGAGGTGGAGGAATTCGACGATGAGCCACTCGAGAAGGTTCTGGAACCATTCTCGAAGGAACAGCTTCAAGTCATAATTCAGGAGGCCGTGACCAAACACCCAGATTTCATGGAAAATATTAGGAATTGGGCCGATAAAGATCCAGCACACCGGAAAATTTTCGTGCACGGTCTTGGTTGGGATACAACAACTGAAACCCTAACCAATGTCTTTGGGAAATATGGGGAGATTGAGGATTGCAAGGCCGTTACCGATAAGGTCTCAGGGAAGTCTAAAGGTTACGCCTTTATACTTTTCAAGCACCGGAGTGGAGCCAGGAAAGCTTTGAAAGAGCCCCAGAAGAAGATTGGGAATCGGATTACCTCATGCCAGCTGGCTTCAGCTGGGCCTGTGCCAGCCCCTCCTCCAAACCCCCCTCCTGTTTCAGAGTATACCCAGAGGAAGATTTTTGTTAGCAATGTTTCAGCAGACTTGGACCCCAAGAAGTTGCTTGAGTTCTTTTCCAAATATGGTGAGATTGAGGAAGGACCTCTGGGGTTGGACAAGCATACAGGGAAACCAAAAGGtttctgtttgtttgtttacaGGTCTGTTGAGAGTGCAAAGAAGGTGCTAGAGGAGCCTCATAAGATTTTTGAGGGGCATACACTGAATTGCCAGAAGGCAATTGATGGGCCAAAGCAGAATAAGAATTATTCACAGCAGCAACAACATCAGCCACATTATCCCCAACATCAGCAACATCATTATTATCAGCACACAGCTAAGAAGGGGAAATATTCttctggtggtggtggtggaagtGGAGCTACTTCAGCAGGACATTTGATGGCTCCAGCTGCAGGGCCTGGAGCTGTTGGGTTCAATCCAGCTGTGGCCCCTGTTCTTGGACAGGCACTCACTGCATTGCTTACAACACAAGGAGCTGGACTAGGGATTGGTAATCTGCTTGGAGGACTTCCTGTGAATCCTCATGGGGTTCCACCTGTGGTGAACAATGCACCGGGATATGGGGCTCAGAGTGCCCCAGGAGGCTATGGAGGTCATCCAGGAATGCAGGGAGGCTATCAGAACCC